The Pontibacter pudoricolor genome contains a region encoding:
- the dnaE gene encoding DNA polymerase III subunit alpha, with product MPVFSHLHTHTQYSLLDGQASISALMKKAQADGMPAVAMTDHGNMFAAFNFVNEANKYNVKPIVGCEFYLVTDRHQKSFSKEQKDVRHHQLLLAKDQEGYQNLAKLCSMSYIEGMYSKWPRIDRELLLKYSKGLIATSCCIGAEVPQAILWKSEDEAEEIFKWWLDVFGEDYYIEIQRHGLMNIDGTGKSQEDINQVLLKWAKKYNVKVICTNDSHYVDQEDWNAHDILLCVNTGEDQSTPVGDFTTKYYRFLSDDQKVIYDTVENVRQKYGHQSSVRQMLNRIDEAGPKTRFGFPNDQFYFKTQAEMNELFKDVPEAVDNTNDIVDKITPPKLKRDILLPNFPIPPEHANADAFLRHLTYVGAKKRYTDITPEIEERLDYELRIVETMGFAGYFLIVQDFINRGRDMGVFVGPGRGSAAGSAVAYCIGITNIDPIKYNLLFERFLNPERVSMPDIDIDFDDVNRQRVIDYVVDKYGKTQVAQIITFGTMAAKSSIKDVARSTSLPLSEANELAKMVPDTPGTTLAKAFMENLDLAAIREGTDHRAAVLKLAEKLEGSIRNTGIHAAGVIIAPDDITNYIPVSTSKDSDLLVTQFDGKVIESAGMLKMDFLGLKTLTVIKDAMELIKKNHGVEIDIDNIPIDDEKTYQLYQRGDTIGTFQFESEGMRMYLKDLQPTNIEDLIAMNALYRPGPMQFIPNFINRKHGKEEVEYPHELLEPILNYSYGIMVYQEQIMQTAQILAGYSLGGADLLRRAMGKKDMKKMAEEREKFIAGAAEIHKIPAKKASEVFDVMEKFAQYGFNRSHSAAYSIVAYQTGYLKAHYPAEYMAAVLTNNMNDIKKVTFFIEEARKQGVAVLGPDVNESLLKFNVNEQGQIRFGLGAIKGTGEAAVDAIIAEREKGLYQDIFDFAKRVNLRAVNKKTFESMALAGCFDSWELYHRAQLIEIPEGENMSVLEKAVRYGNFYQAEQQAAQQSLFGGGAAVAAPLPKIPEVPVWTQAEMLRREKEVVGFYMSGHPLDQFKLEIDSYCSCPLDKIEEYKTRDVNVAGMVTDVVIRTAKNGNPFALFTIEDYDTSMQMALFGEDYVKFSPYLKMGLYLFIRGKVQLRYKTEDQWELKPVNIQLLGDVMDKMAQGVQLNINLQHFTPNVAEALEEAIVASAGQKRLEIMLHVPDEKLALPTYSRKYRIDPKIFLNAIKELGLGECKLI from the coding sequence ATGCCCGTTTTTTCGCATTTACATACCCATACACAGTACTCCCTGCTCGACGGACAGGCCAGCATCAGCGCGCTCATGAAAAAGGCGCAGGCCGATGGTATGCCCGCCGTTGCCATGACCGACCACGGAAACATGTTTGCCGCTTTTAACTTCGTGAACGAGGCCAACAAATATAACGTGAAGCCGATCGTGGGCTGCGAGTTTTACCTCGTTACCGACCGTCATCAGAAATCATTCAGCAAAGAGCAGAAAGATGTGCGCCACCACCAGTTGCTGCTTGCCAAAGACCAGGAAGGCTACCAGAACCTGGCCAAGCTTTGCTCTATGTCTTATATTGAAGGGATGTACAGCAAGTGGCCACGCATTGACAGGGAACTGCTTTTAAAGTATAGCAAAGGCCTGATTGCCACCAGTTGCTGCATTGGTGCAGAAGTACCGCAGGCCATACTATGGAAATCCGAAGACGAAGCTGAAGAAATTTTTAAATGGTGGCTGGATGTGTTTGGTGAGGATTATTACATCGAGATTCAGCGCCACGGCCTGATGAACATTGACGGTACCGGCAAAAGCCAGGAAGACATTAACCAGGTACTGCTGAAGTGGGCCAAAAAGTATAACGTAAAAGTAATCTGCACCAACGACTCGCATTATGTGGACCAGGAAGACTGGAACGCACACGATATTTTACTTTGCGTGAACACCGGCGAAGACCAGAGCACTCCGGTTGGTGACTTTACAACCAAATATTACCGTTTCCTGTCGGATGACCAGAAGGTAATTTATGACACGGTAGAGAACGTGCGCCAGAAATATGGACACCAATCCAGCGTGCGCCAGATGCTGAACCGCATTGATGAGGCCGGCCCGAAAACCCGCTTTGGCTTCCCGAACGACCAGTTCTATTTTAAGACGCAGGCTGAAATGAACGAGCTGTTCAAAGATGTGCCTGAAGCTGTAGATAATACCAACGATATAGTAGACAAGATCACGCCTCCGAAGCTGAAGCGCGACATCCTGCTACCAAACTTCCCGATTCCGCCGGAGCATGCCAATGCCGATGCTTTCCTGCGCCACCTGACCTACGTAGGTGCTAAAAAGCGCTATACTGATATTACTCCTGAAATAGAGGAACGCCTGGATTATGAGCTTCGCATTGTGGAAACGATGGGCTTTGCCGGCTACTTTTTGATTGTACAGGACTTCATAAACCGTGGCCGCGATATGGGTGTATTTGTGGGGCCTGGTCGTGGTTCGGCGGCTGGTTCTGCGGTAGCCTATTGCATCGGTATTACTAACATCGACCCGATAAAGTATAACCTGCTGTTCGAGCGATTCCTGAACCCGGAGCGTGTGTCGATGCCCGATATTGATATTGACTTTGACGACGTGAACCGCCAGCGCGTAATCGATTACGTGGTGGATAAATATGGCAAAACGCAGGTAGCCCAGATCATTACCTTCGGTACCATGGCTGCAAAATCGTCTATTAAAGATGTGGCGCGCTCTACTTCCTTGCCTTTATCTGAGGCAAACGAACTGGCTAAAATGGTACCAGACACCCCAGGCACTACATTGGCCAAGGCCTTTATGGAGAACCTGGACCTGGCTGCCATTCGCGAAGGAACCGACCACCGTGCCGCTGTGCTAAAACTGGCTGAAAAGCTGGAAGGCTCCATCCGAAACACTGGTATCCACGCGGCGGGTGTGATCATCGCCCCAGATGATATCACCAACTATATCCCGGTTTCCACTTCCAAAGACTCTGACCTGCTGGTAACGCAGTTTGATGGCAAGGTGATCGAGAGTGCCGGCATGCTGAAGATGGACTTTCTGGGCTTAAAAACCCTGACCGTCATCAAAGATGCGATGGAGCTCATCAAGAAAAACCATGGCGTTGAGATCGATATAGACAACATCCCGATTGATGACGAAAAGACCTACCAACTATACCAGCGTGGCGACACCATTGGTACGTTCCAGTTCGAGTCGGAAGGTATGCGCATGTACCTTAAAGACCTGCAGCCTACCAACATTGAAGATTTGATTGCCATGAACGCCCTTTACCGCCCGGGCCCGATGCAGTTCATCCCGAACTTCATTAACCGTAAGCATGGTAAAGAGGAAGTAGAATACCCGCACGAACTGCTGGAGCCGATCCTGAATTACTCGTACGGTATCATGGTGTACCAGGAGCAGATCATGCAGACAGCCCAGATCCTGGCCGGTTACTCACTGGGCGGTGCCGATTTGCTGCGCCGCGCGATGGGTAAAAAGGATATGAAGAAGATGGCAGAAGAGCGTGAGAAATTCATTGCCGGAGCCGCCGAAATTCATAAGATACCTGCCAAGAAAGCCTCTGAGGTGTTCGACGTGATGGAGAAATTTGCCCAGTACGGCTTTAACCGATCCCACTCTGCTGCTTATTCTATAGTTGCTTACCAAACGGGTTACCTGAAGGCGCACTACCCTGCCGAGTACATGGCCGCTGTACTTACCAACAACATGAACGACATTAAAAAGGTGACGTTCTTTATTGAGGAAGCCCGCAAACAAGGGGTTGCCGTACTTGGCCCTGACGTGAACGAATCGTTATTGAAGTTTAACGTGAACGAGCAGGGCCAGATCCGTTTCGGTTTGGGTGCGATAAAAGGAACCGGCGAAGCTGCTGTAGATGCGATTATTGCAGAGCGCGAAAAAGGTCTGTACCAGGATATCTTCGACTTTGCGAAGCGTGTGAACCTGCGTGCAGTAAACAAGAAAACGTTTGAAAGCATGGCTTTGGCCGGCTGTTTCGATTCGTGGGAACTATACCATCGCGCCCAGCTGATCGAGATTCCGGAAGGGGAGAATATGAGTGTGCTGGAGAAGGCTGTACGCTATGGTAACTTCTACCAGGCAGAACAGCAGGCAGCGCAACAGTCGTTGTTTGGGGGTGGGGCCGCTGTAGCCGCGCCGCTTCCTAAAATACCGGAAGTACCTGTCTGGACGCAGGCAGAAATGCTTCGCAGAGAGAAAGAAGTGGTAGGTTTCTATATGTCGGGTCACCCGCTCGACCAGTTTAAACTGGAAATAGACTCTTACTGCTCGTGCCCGCTGGATAAAATTGAAGAATATAAGACCCGCGATGTGAATGTGGCTGGTATGGTAACCGATGTGGTAATACGTACAGCTAAAAACGGTAATCCGTTTGCCCTGTTTACGATCGAGGACTATGACACGTCGATGCAGATGGCGTTGTTCGGGGAGGATTACGTAAAGTTCTCGCCTTACCTGAAAATGGGGTTATACCTGTTTATAAGAGGCAAAGTACAGCTGCGTTACAAAACCGAAGACCAGTGGGAGCTGAAACCGGTCAACATTCAGCTGTTAGGCGATGTAATGGATAAAATGGCGCAGGGCGTACAGTTAAACATAAACCTGCAGCACTTTACGCCAAATGTTGCAGAGGCCCTGGAAGAGGCTATAGTTGCCAGCGCCGGCCAGAAACGTCTGGAAATTATGCTGCATGTGCCGGACGAGAAACTGGCGCTACCAACCTATTCCCGTAAATACAGAATCGACCCGAAAATTTTCCTGAACGCTATTAAAGAACTGGGACTGGGTGAGTGTAAGCTGATATAG